In the Sedimentisphaera cyanobacteriorum genome, GTGAATTTCATAAACAAACATTCTGATGACTCGCCATTCCTGCTGTATGTGGCGTTCAATGCGCCTCACGGCCCTATGCAGGCAAAAAGAGAAGACCTTGAAGAATACGGCTTCGATCATGACAAGGGCATTATAAAGCACTCAAGCAAGAATAGAGGCAAAAGAGAAATGCAGCCGGAATACGGCTTGAAGGGACGCGGGAACACAGTCCGCCAAACTTACAGCGCAATGGTTGACTCTATGGACGACCAGATAGGAAAAATCCTCGAAGCCATCGATAAGAATAAAATCAGCAAGAATACGATTGTCCTGTTCCAAAGCGACAATGGAGGCATTGCTCATTTCGGCGGGAGCAACAAACCGCTCAGGGGCGGGAAGTTTACTCTTTGGGAAGGAGGCGTCCGCGTGCCGGCGGCGATCCGCTGGCCTAAGAAACTCCCCAGCGGGGTTAAGCAGAACGCTGTTACCGGAGCTGTGGATATACTGCCAACCGTTGCTGAAATCACCGGCGCCAAGAAGCCCGAAGCCCAGCTCGACGGAAGGAGCATTTGGCCTGTGCTGAAAGGCGAGGAAAAACCAGATCCCGAAAGGAAGCTGTATCTGGGCGACAGCTCTGCGGTTATGCAGCGCTGGAAGATAAACAAAGGCAGACTCTTCGACCTCAGCAAAGACCCTTACGAGAAGAATAATATTGCCGATAAGCGGCCTGATATCGTTAAAAAGCTCAATGATTTTATAGAGAAGGTTGAATCCAAAGCGGGCGAAAAATGCAGTCTCGGCCCCGAAAAGAAAGGCGAGTTCGTTCCGCCGAAAGACTGGAATCTCGGTCTTCTGGATAAATAGCAGCCAGCAGGCGGCTTCGATAAAATTATTGCACATATTCAATGTTTGTTTTGCGGCGAGGCCCTCGAAGATTTGTATCTTAAAATCAAGCTGACAACAGTTTCTTCAGCAAGAGGCAATCGGCTCTTGTCAAATGGAAATGTAAAGCGTTTTCAGAAATAATTAAAAATCTTCGCGGGCCTCTTAAGCTTATTGGTTTGTAAAATGCAGAGGCGAACCAGAGCGGGCGTTTCATTCTTGGCAGCGAGTTTAAAGAAGATACCTGACCCTTTGAATTCTCACACCCCTTCAATCTAAAATCATCAGCGAAAATAAGT is a window encoding:
- a CDS encoding arylsulfatase B; this encodes MRSGCALMAGSMLLPERLLAKEEEKPNIVILLADDLGWNDVSYHGSEIRTPNIDRIVKEGVELERYYVCPVCSPTRATLLSGRHPLRYGMQDGVCTPLTTHGLPPKEITIAEMLGSVGYKNRACLGKWHLGLNSQKFDPISQGFTYFYGHYNGALDYFTHKRYGQLDWHRNREACVDGGYSTDLLGLEAVNFINKHSDDSPFLLYVAFNAPHGPMQAKREDLEEYGFDHDKGIIKHSSKNRGKREMQPEYGLKGRGNTVRQTYSAMVDSMDDQIGKILEAIDKNKISKNTIVLFQSDNGGIAHFGGSNKPLRGGKFTLWEGGVRVPAAIRWPKKLPSGVKQNAVTGAVDILPTVAEITGAKKPEAQLDGRSIWPVLKGEEKPDPERKLYLGDSSAVMQRWKINKGRLFDLSKDPYEKNNIADKRPDIVKKLNDFIEKVESKAGEKCSLGPEKKGEFVPPKDWNLGLLDK